Proteins encoded in a region of the Elaeis guineensis isolate ETL-2024a chromosome 7, EG11, whole genome shotgun sequence genome:
- the LOC105048478 gene encoding probable methyltransferase At1g29790, with translation MDSLSPHHHLSLFHLLLLLLLLVSSNLLTFFLFSSRSTSCSPSLQTPSILLSSSPPSNPSLPSEFLAFTSPQPLPFGHNHNFDSATLHPPVGLPCPLFPSDLAAFLSYPVNGSCPDDELLAQKLLLRGCEPLPRRRCRPAAPPHPSPPLPLPLSLWSLPPDNSVHWSAYSCKSFACLVDRKHSKSFDDCKDCFDLDGREKHRWVTPSSNPLDFTIDEVLAAANPPGSIRIGLDIGGGSGTFAVRMKERNVTMVTTSMNLNGPFNSFIAARGVVPLYISISQRLPFFDNTLDIVHSMHVLSNWIPTTLLHFVMFDVYRVLRPGGLFWLDHFFFVEEQMEEYVPVIESVGFKKARWEVGRKLDRGPELREMYISALLEKPLNNSW, from the coding sequence ATGGACTCCCTCTCACCCCACCACCACCTCTCCCTCTTCCACCTCCTCCTCTTGCTCCTCCTCCTCGTCTCCTCCAACCTCctcaccttcttcctcttctcctcccgCTCAACCTCTTGTTCCCCTTCCCTCCAAACCCCTTCCATCTTACTCTCCTCCTCTCCACCCTCTAACCCCTCCCTCCCCTCCGAATTCCTGGCCTTCACCTCCCCCCAGCCCCTCCCCTTCGGTCACAACCACAACTTCGACTCCGCCACCCTCCACCCCCCCGTCGGCCTCCCCTGCCCCCTCTTCCCCTCCGACCTCGCCGCCTTCCTCTCCTACCCCGTCAACGGCTCCTGCCCCGACGACGAGCTCCTCGCCCAGAAGCTCCTCCTCCGAGGCTGCGAACCCCTCCCCCGCCGCCGCTGCCGCCCCGCCGCCCCTCCCCACCCCTctccccccctccccctccccctctccctctGGTCCCTCCCCCCCGACAACTCCGTCCACTGGTCCGCCTACTCCTGCAAATCCTTCGCATGCCTCGTCGACCGGAAGCACTCCAAGTCCTTCGACGACTGCAAGGACTGCTTCGACCTCGACGGCCGGGAGAAGCACCGCTGGGTCACCCCCTCATCCAATCCCCTCGATTTCACCATCGACGAAGTCCTCGCCGCCGCGAATCCCCCGGGCTCCATCCGCATCGGCCTCGACATCGGTGGCGGCTCCGGGACCTTCGCGGTGCGCATGAAAGAACGCAACGTCACCATGGTCACCACCTCCATGAATCTAAACGGCCCATTCAACAGCTTCATTGCCGCCAGAGGGGTGGTGCCGCTCTACATCAGTATCTCGCAGAGGCTGCCGTTTTTCGACAACACTTTGGACATCGTGCACTCCATGCACGTGCTCAGCAACTGGATCCCGACCACGTTGCTGCATTTTGTTATGTTTGATGTGTACAGGGTGTTGAGGCCCGGGGGTTTGTTCTGGCTGGATCATTTCTTCTTTGTGGAGGAGCAGATGGAGGAGTACGTGCCGGTGATCGAGAGCGTCGGGTTCAAGAAGGCGAGGTGGGAGGTGGGAAGGAAGCTCGACCGGGGGCCGGAGCTCAGGGAGATGTACATCTCGGCTTTGCTAGAGAAGCCATTGAACAACTCTTGGTAA